The following coding sequences are from one Candidatus Nitrohelix vancouverensis window:
- a CDS encoding acyltransferase, with the protein MHIGIIQNQPIFGAVEANLQDLESRIRLVNADFIVLPELCTTGYQFVNREEALELGESIPDGPSAQRLMQLAHEKKAWLIAGLAERDGDTAYNSALICGPEGYLGTYRKAHLFDSENDCFSPGNTPFPVFDLPGARVGVMICFDWRFPESMRTMALKGADLVAHPSNLVLPHCPEAMITRCLENRMFAVTADRVGSEERIPGQPLKFIGQSQIVDPDGTVLARASRDLPETIEFEIDPKQARQKSINTRNDLLSNRRTDLYELD; encoded by the coding sequence ATGCATATCGGCATCATTCAAAACCAGCCCATCTTTGGCGCCGTCGAAGCCAATCTGCAGGATCTCGAATCGCGTATCCGACTCGTCAACGCCGACTTCATCGTCCTGCCCGAGCTATGCACCACCGGCTACCAATTTGTTAATCGCGAAGAAGCGCTGGAACTGGGCGAATCCATCCCCGATGGCCCCTCCGCGCAACGCCTCATGCAACTGGCTCACGAAAAGAAAGCCTGGCTCATCGCCGGACTGGCCGAACGAGACGGCGACACCGCCTACAACTCCGCCCTGATCTGCGGCCCCGAAGGCTATCTCGGAACCTACCGAAAAGCGCATCTCTTCGATAGCGAAAACGACTGCTTCAGCCCCGGCAACACGCCCTTTCCCGTGTTCGATCTGCCCGGCGCGCGCGTGGGCGTGATGATCTGCTTCGACTGGCGCTTCCCCGAAAGCATGCGAACGATGGCCCTCAAAGGCGCCGACCTCGTCGCCCACCCCTCCAACCTGGTGCTACCGCATTGCCCCGAAGCGATGATCACCCGCTGTCTGGAGAACCGCATGTTCGCCGTCACCGCCGACCGCGTCGGCTCGGAAGAACGCATCCCCGGTCAGCCCCTCAAGTTTATCGGACAAAGCCAGATCGTCGATCCCGACGGAACCGTGCTGGCGCGCGCCTCGCGCGACCTCCCCGAAACCATCGAATTTGAAATCGACCCGAAGCAAGCCCGGCAAAAAAGCATCAACACCCGCAACGACCTGCTCAGCAACCGCCGCACCGACCTCTACGAACTCGACTGA
- a CDS encoding HNH endonuclease, producing MPDRNRWTRQQLLIAFKLYCEIPFGKFHQSNPTIIQYGKIIGRNPSALAMKLSNIASLDPAITATGRKGLTKASNSDKLMWEEMTSDWSLFLVEIQKAEKELKIQSALNNETDNDFVDNGNVIYLGSNKIIQSTQRIGQHFFRKSVLSAYDNKCCISGLSIPSMLVASHIIPWRIDEKNRLNPSNGLCLSSLHDKAFDLGIITVNENMKVMVSRSKVGKDDHFFDSAIMAFDGASIKGPEKFFPHKEFLSYHRQNIFKP from the coding sequence ATGCCTGACAGAAACCGATGGACACGGCAACAATTACTAATAGCATTCAAACTCTATTGCGAAATACCATTCGGAAAATTTCATCAATCTAATCCAACGATAATACAATACGGAAAAATAATTGGCAGGAACCCATCAGCGCTAGCAATGAAATTATCAAATATCGCTAGTCTTGATCCGGCGATCACAGCGACGGGGCGAAAGGGCCTTACAAAAGCATCAAATAGCGATAAATTGATGTGGGAGGAGATGACTTCTGATTGGAGCCTTTTTCTTGTTGAGATTCAGAAAGCTGAAAAGGAATTAAAAATTCAATCTGCTTTAAACAATGAAACTGATAATGACTTTGTAGACAACGGCAATGTTATTTATCTGGGTAGCAACAAGATAATTCAATCAACGCAACGTATTGGTCAACATTTTTTTCGCAAATCAGTTCTAAGCGCCTATGACAATAAATGTTGCATTTCAGGGCTTTCTATTCCAAGCATGTTGGTTGCCAGTCATATCATTCCATGGAGAATTGATGAAAAAAACCGCTTAAATCCTAGCAATGGTTTGTGTCTTTCAAGCTTGCATGACAAGGCGTTCGATTTGGGAATCATAACGGTTAACGAAAATATGAAAGTCATGGTGTCTCGATCAAAAGTTGGCAAGGACGATCATTTTTTTGATTCGGCAATTATGGCATTTGATGGAGCCTCAATCAAAGGTCCTGAAAAATTTTTTCCCCACAAAGAGTTTTTGTCTTATCATCGTCAAAATATTTTCAAACCCTAA
- a CDS encoding GFA family protein: MSEKKLGSCLCKAVRFEIDGEFESFYLCHCVHCRKDTGSAHAANLFSKSASLHWISGQDNVTTFHLPSTRHVKSFCATCGSALPNLQMEGKLLMVPAGCLDSPVAVLPTAHIFLSDKAEWDEALENVPRRENFSD; the protein is encoded by the coding sequence ATGAGCGAAAAGAAACTCGGTTCTTGTCTTTGCAAAGCGGTTCGATTTGAAATCGACGGAGAATTTGAGTCCTTCTATCTCTGTCACTGCGTGCATTGCCGCAAGGATACGGGTTCGGCGCACGCGGCCAACCTGTTCTCGAAGAGCGCCTCTCTCCACTGGATTTCCGGTCAGGACAATGTCACGACTTTTCACCTGCCATCGACCCGCCACGTCAAAAGCTTTTGCGCGACCTGCGGCTCGGCCCTGCCCAACCTGCAGATGGAAGGAAAACTCCTGATGGTTCCGGCGGGCTGTCTCGATAGTCCGGTTGCCGTCCTGCCGACGGCTCATATCTTTCTGTCTGACAAGGCGGAATGGGACGAAGCTTTGGAAAACGTTCCCAGGCGCGAAAATTTTTCGGATTAA
- a CDS encoding GIY-YIG nuclease family protein, with the protein MKIPAVYIMTNKRNGALYTAVTANLPKRVYEHKQQITEGFTKKYNCTLLVYFEICSKMDDAITREKQIKAGSRIYKVGLIEEKNPYWRDLYGEIV; encoded by the coding sequence ATGAAAATTCCTGCTGTTTATATAATGACAAACAAACGAAACGGGGCCTTATATACAGCGGTAACAGCAAACCTTCCCAAGCGCGTGTATGAGCACAAGCAACAAATTACAGAAGGTTTTACCAAGAAATACAATTGCACCCTGCTCGTCTATTTTGAAATTTGCTCCAAAATGGATGATGCTATAACACGTGAAAAACAGATTAAGGCTGGTTCTCGGATATATAAGGTAGGCCTGATAGAAGAGAAAAACCCATATTGGCGAGATCTATATGGGGAAATTGTTTAA
- a CDS encoding DUF1566 domain-containing protein, protein MEKKTRYLKSNEDSIYDSITSLTWMAKDSQLTLEKAVSWDEAESFAKEMNKKKTGGHDDWRMPTIHEAMSLFQKETLNKDSAGADIHIDPIFPPGAGNCTWTSEVRGREAQIFFYVNGFPYWYEKTDQTISHCVRLVRRD, encoded by the coding sequence ATGGAAAAGAAGACCCGATATTTAAAGAGCAACGAGGACAGCATCTACGATTCCATCACCAGCCTCACCTGGATGGCGAAGGACTCTCAACTGACGCTGGAAAAAGCGGTGAGCTGGGACGAGGCGGAAAGTTTTGCCAAAGAGATGAACAAGAAAAAAACCGGCGGACACGACGACTGGCGCATGCCGACGATTCATGAAGCCATGTCCCTGTTCCAGAAGGAAACGCTGAACAAGGATTCCGCCGGGGCCGATATCCATATCGACCCGATCTTCCCTCCCGGCGCGGGCAACTGCACCTGGACCAGCGAAGTGCGTGGACGCGAAGCGCAGATTTTCTTTTACGTGAACGGATTCCCCTACTGGTACGAAAAAACCGATCAAACCATCAGCCACTGCGTTCGACTCGTTCGCCGCGATTGA
- a CDS encoding sigma-70 family RNA polymerase sigma factor, whose amino-acid sequence MEDANTSDEEEFHESEWQEPELDDGEAEEEVAEVQHALVPLKQNDRSLVPLDPLAAYLREIRQYEEMTEEEEHEMAVQYTKDGDMSAAYRLITSNLVLVVRIAMTFRREWQNMMDLIQEGNVGLMKAVKNFDPMRGVRLPAYATWWIRSYILKFLLDNWRMVKVGTTNTRRKLLYNLKKEKEKLEQQGFEPSTKLLAERFGVDESEVIDVAAGLGASDLSVDTPYNAGSTLTPLDTLSDGHSLEDQYVNEHLFDAFNDLISEMKDSLKPIEVQIIEERLLSSDPKSLREIGEENNVTREAIRQAEQRLKNKIKAFISERLPEAADYFKESD is encoded by the coding sequence ATGGAAGACGCAAATACCTCAGACGAAGAAGAGTTCCACGAGTCCGAATGGCAGGAGCCTGAATTAGACGACGGCGAGGCGGAGGAAGAGGTCGCAGAAGTACAGCACGCTCTCGTTCCTCTCAAGCAAAACGACCGTTCGCTGGTTCCGCTCGACCCTCTGGCCGCCTATTTGCGTGAAATCCGACAATATGAGGAAATGACGGAAGAGGAAGAACACGAGATGGCGGTGCAATACACCAAAGACGGCGACATGTCCGCCGCCTACCGGCTCATCACTTCCAATCTGGTGCTGGTCGTTCGCATCGCCATGACCTTTCGCCGCGAATGGCAGAACATGATGGACCTGATTCAGGAGGGCAACGTCGGCCTCATGAAAGCGGTGAAAAATTTCGACCCGATGCGCGGCGTGCGCCTGCCTGCCTACGCCACCTGGTGGATTCGCTCCTATATCCTTAAATTCCTGCTCGACAACTGGCGCATGGTCAAGGTCGGCACCACCAACACCCGGCGCAAACTGCTCTACAATCTCAAGAAGGAAAAAGAAAAGCTGGAGCAACAGGGATTTGAACCCTCGACCAAACTGCTGGCGGAGCGTTTCGGCGTGGACGAATCAGAAGTCATCGACGTCGCCGCCGGACTGGGCGCCTCCGACCTGTCCGTTGATACGCCTTACAACGCTGGCTCCACGCTGACCCCGCTGGACACGCTCAGCGACGGGCATTCGCTGGAAGATCAATACGTTAACGAACATTTGTTCGACGCTTTCAATGACCTCATCAGCGAGATGAAAGATTCGCTGAAACCCATTGAAGTGCAGATCATCGAAGAGCGTCTGCTCTCCAGCGACCCCAAGTCCCTGCGCGAGATCGGCGAGGAAAATAACGTCACACGCGAGGCCATTCGTCAGGCGGAACAACGTCTCAAGAACAAAATCAAGGCCTTCATCAGCGAGCGTCTGCCGGAAGCCGCCGATTATTTCAAGGAATCTGATTGA
- the fumC gene encoding class II fumarate hydratase produces the protein MEHRIETDSMGEIQVPADRYYGAQTARSLIHFDIGIETMPREIIKAMGQLKKASAAVNADLGLLEPEINDLIGQAADEVIEGKLDDHFPLRIWQTGSGTQTNMNTNEVIANRGIEISGGVLGSKTPIHPNDHVNKGQSSNDTFPTAMHLAAVAEINERLVPSVTRLRGALQRKSDEFSEIIKIGRTHLMDATPLTLGQEFSGYVTQLSNGLDRILSCLPRLSQIALGGTAVGTGLNSHREFPKRVAAKLTEITGYNITSAPNKFEALAAHDAVVETSGMLKTLACSLMKIANDIRLLGSGPRCGIGELILPANEPGSSIMPGKVNPTQCEAMTMVAAQVIGNDAAISVGGSSGHFELNVFKPVMIYNLLQSIRLLADACRSFEEHCAVGIQPNRPAIEAHLKNSLMLVTALNPHIGYDNAAKVAKKAYEDHSTLKEAAAELGLIKAEEFDEKVRPEKMIGPN, from the coding sequence ATGGAACATCGCATTGAAACCGACAGTATGGGGGAAATTCAGGTACCCGCCGACAGATATTATGGAGCGCAAACGGCGCGATCCTTGATTCATTTCGATATCGGTATCGAAACCATGCCGAGGGAAATCATCAAGGCGATGGGTCAGTTGAAAAAAGCCTCCGCCGCCGTCAACGCCGACCTCGGTCTGCTCGAACCTGAAATCAACGACCTGATCGGGCAAGCCGCCGACGAAGTCATCGAAGGCAAACTCGACGACCATTTCCCCCTGCGCATCTGGCAGACCGGGAGCGGCACGCAAACCAATATGAACACCAACGAAGTGATCGCCAACCGCGGCATCGAAATCAGCGGCGGCGTCCTCGGCTCCAAAACGCCGATCCACCCCAACGATCACGTCAACAAGGGTCAGTCGTCCAACGACACCTTCCCCACCGCCATGCACCTGGCGGCGGTCGCGGAGATCAACGAACGACTGGTGCCCTCTGTCACCAGACTTCGCGGCGCCCTGCAACGCAAGTCCGACGAATTTTCCGAAATCATCAAGATCGGCAGAACGCATCTGATGGACGCCACGCCGCTCACGCTCGGGCAGGAATTCAGCGGCTATGTCACGCAATTGTCCAACGGGCTCGACCGTATCCTGTCTTGTCTGCCGCGCCTGAGCCAGATCGCCCTGGGCGGCACCGCCGTCGGCACCGGTTTGAACTCGCACCGCGAGTTCCCCAAACGCGTCGCCGCGAAATTGACCGAAATCACCGGATACAACATCACATCGGCTCCCAACAAATTTGAAGCGCTGGCGGCGCACGACGCCGTGGTCGAAACCAGCGGCATGCTCAAAACCCTGGCCTGCTCGCTCATGAAAATCGCCAACGACATCCGCCTGCTCGGCTCCGGCCCGCGTTGCGGTATCGGCGAACTCATCCTGCCCGCCAACGAACCGGGAAGCTCCATCATGCCCGGCAAGGTCAACCCCACGCAATGCGAAGCCATGACCATGGTCGCCGCGCAAGTCATCGGCAACGACGCCGCGATCTCGGTGGGCGGCTCCTCCGGTCATTTTGAGTTGAACGTCTTCAAACCGGTGATGATCTACAATCTGCTCCAGTCCATCCGATTGTTGGCCGACGCCTGTCGCTCTTTCGAGGAACATTGCGCCGTGGGCATTCAACCCAATCGCCCGGCGATAGAAGCGCATCTCAAAAACTCGCTCATGCTCGTCACCGCGCTCAACCCGCATATCGGTTACGACAACGCCGCCAAAGTGGCGAAGAAAGCCTATGAAGACCACTCCACTTTGAAGGAAGCCGCCGCTGAACTGGGATTGATTAAAGCCGAGGAATTCGACGAGAAGGTCCGACCTGAGAAAATGATCGGCCCCAATTGA
- a CDS encoding DUF2059 domain-containing protein — translation MKFQSITRSIAVALITVMMTLGALQSAQAQTQKEKDIKILLKVSGILDQLGYMKDNLTRSFGQTISFAYPQAPDAFWDDFENVVSQDYMDDLVNRVVVVYDKHMEHEVVLKLIEMFQTPFWAEWREKMPTISREAGAVGSQWAQEVSLSEGFNAKIDELIGKHKLEELNPITETEEATENPHGEPNPH, via the coding sequence ATGAAATTCCAATCGATCACCCGTTCTATCGCCGTCGCGCTTATCACCGTTATGATGACGCTGGGCGCTCTGCAATCGGCCCAGGCCCAGACTCAGAAGGAGAAGGACATCAAAATCCTTCTAAAAGTTTCCGGCATTCTCGATCAACTCGGCTATATGAAGGACAACCTCACCCGCTCCTTCGGTCAGACCATTTCCTTCGCCTACCCGCAGGCGCCCGACGCCTTCTGGGATGATTTCGAGAATGTCGTCTCGCAGGACTATATGGACGATCTGGTCAACCGCGTTGTCGTGGTCTACGACAAACACATGGAACACGAGGTCGTGCTCAAACTGATCGAGATGTTCCAGACCCCGTTCTGGGCGGAATGGCGCGAGAAAATGCCGACCATCAGCCGCGAAGCCGGAGCGGTGGGAAGCCAGTGGGCGCAGGAAGTCAGCCTGTCCGAAGGCTTCAACGCCAAAATAGATGAGCTCATCGGCAAGCACAAGCTCGAAGAGCTCAACCCCATCACGGAAACGGAAGAGGCCACCGAGAACCCGCACGGCGAACCGAACCCGCACTAG